The Desulfobotulus mexicanus genome includes the window GTTGCCATTGCAGGAGGAGCTCAGATTCTTGATCAGCAGGGTTTTTTCAATATCGGTAAAAGAAACCATATGGCAGTAAAGAAAATGTTTTTCCGCAACAATGTTATTGCAAATCATGAGGATGTGGGTGGCAATGTTAACCGTACTGTCCGGTTGAAAATTGTCTCCGGAGATATTCATATAAAAGTTGGCGGAGAAGGGGAGAAAAAGCTATGAGCGCTATTTCGGAACTGATCCGTGAAATTGACGGTTTAAAGCCCATGCCCCAGATTGCTCAGCAGGTTCTGGCACTGGCGGAAGATCCCATGGCGGATACTCAGAAAATTGCCGAGCTGATTCGTTTTGATCCTTTTATTACGGCAGATCTTTTGAAAATGTGCAATTCCGCATACTTTGCAAGAAGCCGTACCATTGACTCCGTTCATGATGCCATCAATATTTTAGGGATGAACCGTATTGTGGATCTTGTGGTTATGAAATGCGGGGCAGGCAATTTTTCAGGGGAACAGCAGGGCTATGGTCTGGATGAGGGAGCTTTGTGGAAAAAAGCGGTAAGCTGCGCCATTATTGCAAGGGATCTGGCTGTCAGAGTAGGACTTGCAGACCGGCATCTGGTTTTTACTGCGGGTCTTCTCAGGGATATAGGCAAGGTGATTCTAAGCCGTTTTGTGGGAGAGCGCTTTGGGCGTATTCAGCAGTTGGTGGCTGAGGAGAATTACAGTTTCCGGGAGGCGGAAAAGAAAATCCTCGGTGTGGATCAGTCTGAACTCTCCGGCATTGTAGCCAAAAAATGGGGCTTCAGTCCCCGTTTGCAGACCCTGATACGTAACTCTCATATGCCCGAAGGCGTCGGATTTTCCGATCATGCCGTTAATGTTGTTTATGTGGCAGATCAGGTCTGTATCATGCTGGGTATAGGTGTGGGGC containing:
- a CDS encoding HDOD domain-containing protein, which encodes MSAISELIREIDGLKPMPQIAQQVLALAEDPMADTQKIAELIRFDPFITADLLKMCNSAYFARSRTIDSVHDAINILGMNRIVDLVVMKCGAGNFSGEQQGYGLDEGALWKKAVSCAIIARDLAVRVGLADRHLVFTAGLLRDIGKVILSRFVGERFGRIQQLVAEENYSFREAEKKILGVDQSELSGIVAKKWGFSPRLQTLIRNSHMPEGVGFSDHAVNVVYVADQVCIMLGIGVGLDGLAYRFHREALKVLGLGARDLQEIIAGFGDKIREVEDLIGSF